From Cannabis sativa cultivar Pink pepper isolate KNU-18-1 chromosome 8, ASM2916894v1, whole genome shotgun sequence, a single genomic window includes:
- the LOC115698822 gene encoding uncharacterized protein LOC115698822 isoform X2 — translation MEKGLISVDRWTGESQAYFLTHLHSDHTKGLSSSWAKGPVFCSRLTAKLFPFKFPEFDLSLLRIIRIGSWHSISLVSPSSGSKNVIQFMAIDAHHCPGAVMFLFRGDFGCLLYTGDFRWEATSDRAKMGRSMLLNALNDAAVDILYLDNTYCNPSYDFPPREVAAQQVVDIIASHPDHDIIIGIDSLGKEDLLLHISRVLKIKIWVWPERLQTMHLLGFDEIFTTKTSLTRVRAVPRYSFSIETLEGLNSMRPTIGIMPSGLPWMVKPSDRKDHLFGSLLTTRYNKSKWAGNESVQMNKPNGSSESPIRLHKYIYTVGYSDHSSFHEIEKFIKLVQPTNMKGIVSSSCCYVDPMYYFGRLCRVNQPTQSLHQKQKRKERDEITLGTKPTFGRNFVTEVERRRNSVKVKLSSVQANRVWQWSFDYSL, via the exons ATGGAAAAGGGTCTGATATCAGTGGACCGGTGGACTGGAGAGAGCCAGGCCTACTTCCTCACTCACCTCCATTCCGATCACACCAAAGGCCTTTCTTCTTCGTGGGCAAAGGGTCCAGTTTTCTGCTCTCGCCTCACCGCTAAGCTCTTCCCCTTCAAATTTCCCGAGTTCGACCTCTCTCTGCTTCGCATTATCCGAATCGGTTCATGGCATTCCATTTCTCTTGTTTCGCCTTCCAGCGGTTCCAAGAATGTTATCCAGTTTATGGCTATCGACGCTCACCATTGTCCTG GTGCTGTTATGTTTTTGTTTCGTGGAGACTTTGGATGTTTGCTGTATACTGGTGATTTTCGATGGGAAGCAACTAGTGACAGGGCTAAGATGGGAAGGAGCATGCTTCTCAATGCTCTCAATGATGCTGCGGTTGACATTCTTTACTTGGATAATACATACTGCAACCCATCATATGATTTCCCACCACGAGAAGTTGCTGCTCAGCAG GTTGTTGATATAATTGCTTCTCATCCGGACCATGATATCATCATTGGGATTGATTCTTTGGGGAAAGAAGATCTTTTGCTTCACATTTCACGGGTGCTTAAGATAAAG ATTTGGGTATGGCCAGAACGCTTGCAAACCATGCATCTTCTAGGGTTTGATGAGATATTTACTACTAAGACTTCCCTTACTAGAGTTCGAGCTGTTCCTCGTTACAGCTTTAGCATTGAAACTTTAGAAGGTTTGAATTCAATGCGACCAACTATTGGGATCATGCCATCTGGTCTTCCATGGATGGTGAAACCTTCAGATAGAAAGGACCATCTTTTTGGTTCTCTACTAACTACTCGGTACAACAAAAGTAAATGGGCTGGAAATGAAAGTGTCCAGATGAATAAGCCAAATGGAAGTTCAGAATCTCCCATCAGGcttcataaatacatttatacCGTTGGTTACTCTGATCACTCATCATTTCATGAGATAGAGAAGTTTATAAAGCTTGTTCAGCCAACCAACATGAAAGGCATTGTGTCATCATCATGTTGCTATGTTGATCCGATGTACTACTTTGGCCGCCTTTGCAGGGTAAACCAGCCAACCCAAAGCTTACATCAAAAGCAAAAAAGGAAAGAGCGAGATGAAATAACTTTGGGGACTAAACCAACCTTTGGCAGGAATTTTGTTACAGAAGTTGAGAGGAGAAGAAATAGTGTGAAGGTTAAACTTTCAAGTGTACAAGCGAACAGG GTGTGGCAATGGAGTTTTGATTACTCTCTTTAG
- the LOC115698822 gene encoding uncharacterized protein LOC115698822 isoform X1, with protein sequence MEKGLISVDRWTGESQAYFLTHLHSDHTKGLSSSWAKGPVFCSRLTAKLFPFKFPEFDLSLLRIIRIGSWHSISLVSPSSGSKNVIQFMAIDAHHCPGAVMFLFRGDFGCLLYTGDFRWEATSDRAKMGRSMLLNALNDAAVDILYLDNTYCNPSYDFPPREVAAQQVVDIIASHPDHDIIIGIDSLGKEDLLLHISRVLKIKIWVWPERLQTMHLLGFDEIFTTKTSLTRVRAVPRYSFSIETLEGLNSMRPTIGIMPSGLPWMVKPSDRKDHLFGSLLTTRYNKSKWAGNESVQMNKPNGSSESPIRLHKYIYTVGYSDHSSFHEIEKFIKLVQPTNMKGIVSSSCCYVDPMYYFGRLCRVNQPTQSLHQKQKRKERDEITLGTKPTFGRNFVTEVERRRNSVKVKLSSVQANRVRAYRRVRSGAKIVDDDCPD encoded by the exons ATGGAAAAGGGTCTGATATCAGTGGACCGGTGGACTGGAGAGAGCCAGGCCTACTTCCTCACTCACCTCCATTCCGATCACACCAAAGGCCTTTCTTCTTCGTGGGCAAAGGGTCCAGTTTTCTGCTCTCGCCTCACCGCTAAGCTCTTCCCCTTCAAATTTCCCGAGTTCGACCTCTCTCTGCTTCGCATTATCCGAATCGGTTCATGGCATTCCATTTCTCTTGTTTCGCCTTCCAGCGGTTCCAAGAATGTTATCCAGTTTATGGCTATCGACGCTCACCATTGTCCTG GTGCTGTTATGTTTTTGTTTCGTGGAGACTTTGGATGTTTGCTGTATACTGGTGATTTTCGATGGGAAGCAACTAGTGACAGGGCTAAGATGGGAAGGAGCATGCTTCTCAATGCTCTCAATGATGCTGCGGTTGACATTCTTTACTTGGATAATACATACTGCAACCCATCATATGATTTCCCACCACGAGAAGTTGCTGCTCAGCAG GTTGTTGATATAATTGCTTCTCATCCGGACCATGATATCATCATTGGGATTGATTCTTTGGGGAAAGAAGATCTTTTGCTTCACATTTCACGGGTGCTTAAGATAAAG ATTTGGGTATGGCCAGAACGCTTGCAAACCATGCATCTTCTAGGGTTTGATGAGATATTTACTACTAAGACTTCCCTTACTAGAGTTCGAGCTGTTCCTCGTTACAGCTTTAGCATTGAAACTTTAGAAGGTTTGAATTCAATGCGACCAACTATTGGGATCATGCCATCTGGTCTTCCATGGATGGTGAAACCTTCAGATAGAAAGGACCATCTTTTTGGTTCTCTACTAACTACTCGGTACAACAAAAGTAAATGGGCTGGAAATGAAAGTGTCCAGATGAATAAGCCAAATGGAAGTTCAGAATCTCCCATCAGGcttcataaatacatttatacCGTTGGTTACTCTGATCACTCATCATTTCATGAGATAGAGAAGTTTATAAAGCTTGTTCAGCCAACCAACATGAAAGGCATTGTGTCATCATCATGTTGCTATGTTGATCCGATGTACTACTTTGGCCGCCTTTGCAGGGTAAACCAGCCAACCCAAAGCTTACATCAAAAGCAAAAAAGGAAAGAGCGAGATGAAATAACTTTGGGGACTAAACCAACCTTTGGCAGGAATTTTGTTACAGAAGTTGAGAGGAGAAGAAATAGTGTGAAGGTTAAACTTTCAAGTGTACAAGCGAACAGGGTGAGAGCATATAGACGAGTAAGATCTGGTGCAAAGATTGTAGATGATGACTGTCCTGATTGA
- the LOC115700654 gene encoding G-type lectin S-receptor-like serine/threonine-protein kinase At2g19130: MDIKTNRRILLVLLIWLFLKINLSFGADTISGNQSLSGDQTIVSPGGVFRLGFFTPGNSSKYYIGMWYEKIKTEQTIVWVANREQPVSDKFSSELKISNGNLVILNESKLSVWSTNVSSSSSSTVKVVLGDNGNLVLTDGSNSSNPLWQSFDNPAHTWLPGSKIAYNKKTKTHQVLTSWKNADDPSPGLFTLQLDQKDNSYTILWNRSRSYWTSGSWNGRIFSLVPEMRKDYIYDFNFVSNENESYFTYSVKPTSAFISRFVMDVSGQIKQQNYLPNNGWNLFWSQPRQQCEVYALCGRYGSCNENSLPFCKCLKGFKPAFQSEWDLGEYSGGCTRVTNLECGNNSLPNGEKDRFQEMLNMLLPENKQSLQVGSSDECESSCLDNCSCTAYAYENNECSIWTGDLLNLNQLTAAGGNSGNLYVRLAASELPNPKKKKGTIVGAVVGSVVGLLVVVGLMVFLILRRRNRTVGKGKQVEGSLVAFGYRDMQNATKNFSDKLGGGGFGSVFKGVLADSTVVAVKKLESVSQGEKQFRTEVSTIGTIQHVNLVRLRGFCSEGTKRLLVYDYMSNGSLDSVLLSGSNSNVLSWKTRYQIALGIARGLVYLHEKCRECIIHCDIKPENILLDAELCPKIADFGLAKLIGRDFSRVLTTMRGTRGYLAPEWIAGVAITSKADVFSYGMMLFELVSGRRNSDPSEDGKIKFFPTWAAKVIIEEGDALSLLDPRLERNADVEELVRVCRVACWCIQDDEVHRPSMSQVVQILEGVIDVNLPPIPRSLEVFGDDQENVVFFTESSSTSQSSRVRSNTSTTSSQTKSITSTTSSIS; this comes from the coding sequence ATGGATATCAAGACCAACAGAAGGATCCTGCTTGTTCTCCTAATCTGGCTGTTTTTGAAGATCAATCTCTCTTTTGGAGCTGATACCATCTCTGGAAACCAATCCCTCTCTGGTGACCAAACCATTGTCTCTCCAGGTGGAGTCTTTAGACTGGGATTCTTTACTCCAGGTAATTCTTCTAAATACTATATAGGCATGTGGTACGAGAAAATAAAGACCGAGCAGACCATAGTTTGGGTGGCAAATAGAGAGCAGCCAGTTTCAGATAAATTTTCTTCAGAGCTGAAGATCTCAAATGGTAATTTAGTTATTTTGAATGAGTCTAAACTTTCAGTTTGGTCCACAAATGTGAGCTCCAGTAGCTCCTCAACTGTAAAAGTAGTACTTGGGGATAATGGAAATCTAGTGTTAACTGATGGTTCCAATTCTTCAAATCCTTTATGGCAAAGTTTTGATAATCCTGCTCATACATGGCTTCCTGGTAGTAAAATTGCGTACAACAAAAAAACCAAAACCCACCAAGTTCTCACCTCATGGAAGAATGCCGATGACCCTTCTCCTGGCCTCTTTACTCTTCAGCTAGACCAAAAAGACAACTCTTATACCATACTTTGGAATAGGTCTAGGAGTTATTGGACCAGCGGATCTTGGAACGGACGCATTTTTAGCTTAGTCCCTGAGATGAGGAAAGATTATATCTatgattttaattttgtatCGAATGAAAATGAAAGCTATTTTACATATTCAGTTAAGCCCACTTCTGCATTCATATCTCGGTTTGTGATGGATGTTTCTGGGCAGATTAAGCAACAAAATTATCTGCCTAATAATGGATGGAATTTGTTTTGGTCTCAACCGAGACAACAATGTGAAGTTTATGCTTTGTGTGGGCGATATGGAAGCTGCAATGAGAATTCCTTGCCATTTTGTAAATGTTTGAAGGGATTTAAGCCTGCGTTTCAGAGTGAATGGGACTTGGGGGAGTATTCTGGTGGATGCACAAGAGTAACCAATCTTGAATGTGGTAACAACAGCCTTCCTAATGGGGAGAAAGACAGATTTCAAGAGATGCTCAACATGTTATTACCTGAAAATAAACAGTCTTTGCAGGTGGGGAGTTCTGATGAATGTGAATCAAGCTGCCTAGACAACTGCTCTTGCACAGCTTATGCCTATGAAAACAATGAATGTTCAATTTGGACAGGAGATCTCTTAAATCTGAACCAACTAACAGCAGCAGGTGGCAACAGTGGCAATCTTTACGTTAGGCTTGCAGCTTCTGAGCTTCCTAATCcgaagaagaaaaaaggaacGATTGTTGGTGCTGTGGTGGGCTCAGTTGTAGGACTACTGGTTGTTGTTGGTCTTATGGTGTTCTTAATTTTAAGGCGAAGAAATAGAACAGTTGGAAAAGGAAAACAAGTGGAGGGTTCGTTGGTGGCGTTTGGCTACAGAGACATGCAAAATGCAACCAAGAACTTCTCGGATAAATTGGGGGGAGGAGGCTTTGGTTCAGTTTTCAAGGGGGTATTGGCCGACTCAACTGTAGTAGCAGTGAAGAAGCTTGAGAGTGTCAGCCAAGGAGAGAAGCAATTCCGAACAGAAGTCAGCACAATCGGAACAATTCAACATGTAAATCTAGTTAGATTACGTGGGTTCTGCTCTGAGGGTACTAAAAGATTATTGGTGTATGATTACATGTCCAATGGCTCTCTAGATTCAGTCCTTCTCAGTGGAAGTAATTCAAATGTGTTGAGCTGGAAAACAAGGTACCAAATTGCACTGGGTATAGCTAGAGGGTTAGTTTATCTGCACGAGAAATGCAGGGAATGCATCATACACTGTGACATCAAGCCAGAAAACATTCTTTTGGATGCAGAATTATGTCCCAAAATAGCTGACTTTGGATTAGCAAAACTCATTGGAAGGGACTTCAGCAGGGTCCTCACAACCATGAGAGGAACAAGAGGCTATCTTGCACCGGAATGGATTGCAGGAGTGGCAATAACATCCAAAGCCGATGTTTTCAGCTACGGAATGATGCTTTTTGAGTTAGTGTCAGGAAGGAGAAACTCAGACCCTTCTGAggatggaaaaataaaattcttcccAACTTGGGCTGCAAAAGTTATCATTGAAGAAGGTGATGCGCTTAGCCTATTGGACCCGAGACTGGAGCGGAATGCAGATGTAGAAGAGCTTGTAAGAGTTTGTAGAGTCGCTTGTTGGTGCATCCAAGATGATGAAGTTCATAGACCATCAATGAGTCAGGTGGTTCAAATCCTTGAAGGAGTTATAGACGTGAATCTGCCCCCAATTCCAAGGTCACTTGAAGTTTTTGGTGATGATCAGGAGAATGTAGTTTTCTTTACTGAATCATCGTCCACAAGCCAGAGTTCCAGGGTAAGGAGCAACACGTCAACTACTTCTTCCCAGACCAAGAGCATTACCTCAACTACATCTTCAATAAGCTGA